One Camelina sativa cultivar DH55 chromosome 3, Cs, whole genome shotgun sequence genomic window carries:
- the LOC104778892 gene encoding receptor-like kinase TMK2 — protein MIIAKSFILLLCFIALVNGESSPDAAAMTALKRSLKLPGSLNWSDPDPCKWSSSIQCDGNRISKIQIGNKGISGTLPPDLKNLSSLMIFEVMHNKITGKIPSFAGLKSLNRVYFNDNSFDSIDSDFFANLTSLQQQVYLDNNPFGPWEIPQSLKNATALLIFSAANCSLNGTIPDLLWGQTFPKLNTLQLSTNSLVGEIPSNFNESLQILSLNGQKLSGSISFLQNMTALIEVRLNRNEFSGPIPDFSGHVSLKVVNIRDNQLTGIVPSSLTELTSLSEVGLGNNLLQGPTPSFKANNLTLDLTGLNSFCLDTPGTPCDPRVNTLLSIVKAFDYPVKFASSWKGNDPCSKSPSWLGITCVGSNITVINFENMGLNGTISPSFRNLLSLQVINLSRNNLTGPIPQELTELTNLKTLDVSNNHLCGSKVPGFNPTVIVNTSGNPDIGKGCSSGGDGGKKANAGKMIGFVIGILLGLLLIGFAIFFLVNKKKQYRRMHPKQQRGDDQGALKITIGNLCGGGSESGFSGSDAHHVGESGNIVISIQVLRDATDNFDEKNILGRGGFGIVYKGELHDGTKIAVKRMEPSIISGKGLDEFKSEIAVLTRVRHRNLVILHGYCLEGNERLLVYQYMPQGTLSRHIFHWQVEGLSPLEWTRRLIIALDVARGVEYLHTLAHQSFIHRDLKPSNILLGDDMHAKVADFGLVRLAPEGAQSIETKIAGTFGYLAPEYAVTGRVTTKVDVYSFGVILMELLTGRKALDDKRSEEEVHLATWFRRMYINKDSFPKAIDETIEFNEETLRSINTVAELANQCSAREPQQRPEMSHVVNVLVSLVLQWKPAEQSGDSEDIYGIDYDTPLPSFDSTFFGVNTLTSIPSRPSDLDITFKSGQGR, from the exons GGAATAAAGGAATCTCAGGAACGTTACCTCCTGATCTCAAAAACCTCTCGTCTTTGATGATTTTCGAGGTCATGCACAACAAAATCACAGGGAAGATTCCTAGTTTTGCCGGGTTGAAATCTTTGAATAGGGTTTATTTTAACGATAATAGTTTCGATTCCATCGACTCTGATTTCTTCGCTAATTTGACGTCTCTTCAGCAA CAAGTGTATTTGGATAATAACCCCTTTGGTCCCTGGGAAATCCCTCAGAGTTTAAAGAATGCGACTGCTCTATTAATATTCTCCGCTGCCAACTGCAGTCTCAACGGGACGATCCCGGATTTGCTCTGGGGACAAACGTTCCCTAAACTGAACACTCTGCAGCTGTCTACTAATTCTCTTGTTGGTGAAATTCCGTCGAATTTCAACGAGTCACTTCAGATTCTGTCACTCAACGGCCAGAAGCTAAGTGGGTCAATTTCATTTCTGCAAAACATGACTGCTTTAATCGAGGTACGGTTGAATAGAAACGAGTTCTCTGGTCCCATCCCGGACTTTTCTGGTCATGTCTCTCTTAAAGTTGTTAACATTAGGGACAATCAGCTTACTGGTATTGTACCGTCCTCTCTTACGGAGTTGACATCTCTTTCTGAGGTGGGATTAGGCAATAACTTGCTTCAAGGACCTACACCAAGCTTCAAGGCTAATAACCTTACGCTTGATTTGACTGGGCTCAATAGTTTCTGTTTAGATACTCCAGGTACTCCTTGTGATCCCCGTGTTAACACGTTGCTTTCAATCGTTAAAGCATTTGATTACCCGGTGAAATTTGCCAGTAGCTGGAAAGGTAATGATCCTTGTAGTAAAAGTCCCAGCTGGTTAGGGATAACATGTGTGGGAAGTAACATCACTGTTATCAACTTCGAAAACATGGGACTCAACGGCACTATATCTCCGAGTTTTCGTAATCTTTTGTCTCTTCAGGTTATCAATCTCTCTCGGAATAACCTTACCGGTCCTATTCCACAAGAGCTCACTGAGTTGACCAACTTGAAAACTCTAGATGTTTCCAATAATCACTTGTGTGGTAGTAAAGTACCGGGTTTTAACCCAACTGTTATTGTAAACACGAGTGGGAATCCTGACATAGGAAAGGGTTGTTCTTCCGGCGGGGATGGCGGCAAGAAAGCAAATGCTGGGAAAatgattggttttgttattgGTATTTTGTTGGGTTTGCTTCTTATCGGatttgctattttctttttggtcaacaaaaagAAGCAATATCGTAGGATGCATCCTAAACAACAACGTGGTGATGACCAAGGTGCACTCAAGATTACAATTGGGAATTTGTGTGGTGGTGGAAGTGAAAGTGGATTCAGTGGTAGTGACGCTCATCATGTTGGGGAAAGTGGGAATATTGTCATCTCGATACAAGTTTTGAGGGATGCTACAGATAATTTCGACGAGAAGAATATACTTGGGAGAGGCGGATTTGGTATTGTTTACAAGGGAGAGTTGCATGATGGAACAAAGATTGCAGTTAAGAGAATGGAACCTTCGATTATAAGTGGAAAAGGTTTAGATGAATTTAAATCAGAGATTGCTGTTCTAACTAGAGTTCGACACCGCAATCTAGTGATTCTTCATGGATACTGCTTAGAAGGAAATGAGAGGCTTCTGGTCTATCAGTACATGCCGCAAGGGACATTAAGCAGGCATATTTTTCACTGGCAGGTAGAAGGGTTGAGTCCACTCGAGTGGACTAGACGGTTGATTATTGCATTGGACGTGGCTAGAGGAGTAGAGTATTTGCATACTTTAGCGCATCAGAGTTTCATACATAGAGATCTCAAACCTTCTAATATTCTTCTTGGAGACGATATGCATGCCAAAGTTGCTGACTTTGGTTTAGTCCGGCTTGCACCAGAAGGCGCACAATCTATTGAGACCAAAATTGCTGGAACATTTGGGTATCTTGCACCAGAATATGCAG TGACCGGAAGAGTTACAACAAAGGTTGATGTCTACAGCTTTGGAGTCATCCTCATGGAGCTACTAACGGGTCGGAAAGCTCTTGATGATAAGCGATCTGAGGAAGAAGTGCATCTTGCCACATGGTTTAGGAGAATGTACATCAATAAAGACTCATTCCCAAAGGCTATCGACGAAACAATTGAGTTCAACGAAGAGACACTTCGAAGTATCAACACAGTAGCTGAGCTTGCCAACCAATGTAGCGCCAGGGAACCGCAACAGAGACCGGAGATGAGTCACGTGGTCAACGTGTTGGTATCACTTGTTCTTCAATGGAAACCCGCAGAACAAAGCGGAGACTCGGAAGATATCTATGGAATCGATTACGACACTCCTCTTCCTTCCTTTGATTCGACCTTTTTTGGAGTTAATACTCTGACGAGCATACCGTCGCGACCATCCGATCTTGACATCACATTCAAATCAGGACAAGGGAGGTAA
- the LOC104776734 gene encoding THO complex subunit 2-like, whose translation MSLPLLECKYVTEEFVREGKNGNYGTKLPSSVPMLRFLYELCWILVRGELPIQSCKSVLESVEFLDKPPREELASCFADVVTQIAQDLTMSGDQRSRLTKLAKWLVESQTVSQRLFQERCEEEFLWEADMVKIKAQDLKGKEVRLNTRLLYQQTKFNLLREESEGYAKLVTLLCRGSASSSHNASAATMGIIKSLIGHFDLDPNRVFDIVLDCFEIEQDYDTFLNLIPIFPKSHASQILGFKFQYYQRLEVNSPVPVGLYKLTALLVKEDFINLESIYAHLLPKDEEIFEDYNASSAKRVEEANKIGKINLAATGKDLMEDEKQGDVTVDLFAALDMETEAVTERLPELENNQTLGLLNGFLSVDDWYHANILFERLAPLNPVAHNQICSGLFRLIEKSITHAYRIARQTRFQNSSSGVTEKITHTANTTANKTCLDLPKEVFQMLVTVGPYLYRNTQLLQKICRVLRVYYLSALDLVRDGSSNQEGSAYEVSRVHLKEVRLRVEEALGTCLLPSLQLVPANPAVGHEIWEVMSLLPYEARYRLYGEWEKDDEQNPLLLAARQVSKLDTRRILKRLAKENLKQLGRMVAKLAHANPMTVLRTIVNQIEAYRDMIAPVVDAFKYLTQLEYDILEYVVIERLAQSGRDKLKDDGINLSDWLQSLASFWGHLYVFFFRIITTCYK comes from the exons ATGTCTCTTCCGCTACTCGAGTGTAAGTACGTGACGGAGGAGTTTGTTCGTGAAGGTAAGAACGGCAACTATGGAACCAAGCTGCCCAGCTCTGTCCCGATGCTTCGTTTCCTCTACGAGCTCTGTTGGATTTTG GTTCGTGGCGAATTGCCAATTCAGAGCTGTAAATCTGTGTTGGAGTCTGTGGAGTTTTTGGATAAGCCGCCCAGAGAAGAATTAGCTTCTTGTTTTGCCGATGTTGTGACTCAGATTGCTCAAGAC CTTACAATGTCGGGAGATCAACGTTCTCGCCTAACCAAACTG GCGAAATGGCTTGTTGAATCCCAGACAGTCTCTCAAAGGCTTTTCCAAGAGCGTTGTGAG GAGGAGTTTCTCTGGGAAGCTGATATGGTCAAGATAAAAGCCCAAGACTTGAAGGGGAAAGAG GTGCGATTAAACACTCGTCTTCTGTACCAGCAGACAAAGTTCAACTTACTCCGGGAAGAAAGTGAGGGATATGCCAAATTG GTCACTCTCTTATGCCGAGGATCTGCAAGTTCTTCGCACAATGCATCAGCAGCAACGATGGGAATTATCAAG tcATTAATTGGGCACTTTGACCTGGATCCGAACCGTGTTTTTGACATT gttttggattgttttgaAATTGAACAAGATTACGACACATTTCTCAATCTAATTCCTATCTTTCCCAAG TCTCATGCTTCACAAATTCTTGGATTTAAATTTCAATACTATCAGAGATTAGAGGTGAATAGCCCTGTTCCAGTTGGGCTCTATAAGCTTACAGCCTTGCTAGTAAAGGAAGACTTTATCAATCTTGAAAGCAT ATATGCACATCTGCTACCTAAGGACGAGGAAATTTTTGAGGATTATAATGCTTCCTCTGCAAAGCGAGTGGAAGAG GCCAATAAAATTGGAAAGATTAATCTCGCTGCTACTGGGAAGGATCTTATGGAGGATGAGAAGCAAGGAGATGTCACAGTAGATCTCTTTGCTGCTTTAGACATGGAAACTGAAGCTGTAACTGAGCGATTACCAGAGCTAGAAAATAATCAGACTCTGGGCCTCTTGAATGGTTTCCTCTCTGTGGACGACTG GTATCATGCCAATATCTTGTTCGAGCGTCTTGCCCCTCTTAATCCGGTGGCTCACAATCAGATTTGTAGTGGCTTGTTTAG GCTTATAGAGAAGTCGATTACTCATGCTTATCGCATTGCACGTCAGACACGTTTTCAAAATTCTTCTTCTGGGGTCACAGAAAAAATCACACACACTGCTAATACAACAGCTAATAAGACTTGTCTAGACCTTCCGAAAGAAGTGTTTCAGATGCTTGTTACTGTTGGACCTTACCTTTATCGCAATACACAACTATTGCAGAAG ATTTGTAGAGTATTAAGGGTTTACTACTTGTCAGCCTTAGATCTTGTTCGCGATGGGTCTTCAAATCAAGAAGGTAGTGCATATGAAGTTTCTCGTGTGCACCTGAAGGAAGTTAGGTTGAGAGTGGAAGAAGCTCTAGGAACATGCCTTCTACCATCGTTACAGTTAGTACCTGCAAATCCAGCAGTTGGCCATGAGATTTGGGAAGTGATGAGTCTCCTTCCATACGAG gCTCGTTATCGCTTATATGGTGAGTGGGAAAAGGACGATGAGCAGAATCCTTTGTTGTTGGCAGCAAGGCAAGTGTCAAAG TTGGATACTAGAAGAATTCTGAAACGGcttgcaaaagaaaatttgaagcAGTTAGGAAGGATGGTGGCAAAACTAGCTCATGCCAATCCCATGACAGTGCTTCGAACAATTGTAAATCAG ATTGAAGCATACAGAGATATGATTGCTCCTGTTGTGGATGCCTTCAAGTATTTGACGCAG CTTGAGTATGATATCCTGGAATATGTCGTGATTGAGAGACTGGCACAAAGCGGGCGAGATAAACTAAAAGACGACGGGATTAATTTATCAGACTGGCTTCAATCTTTGGCATCATTTTGGGGTCACCTGTATGTGTTCTTCTTTAGAATCATTACTACATGCTATAAATAG
- the LOC104778891 gene encoding THO complex subunit 2-like (The sequence of the model RefSeq protein was modified relative to this genomic sequence to represent the inferred CDS: added 70 bases not found in genome assembly) yields the protein MELRGLFQYLVNQLKRGQGIELVLLQELVQQMANVQYTENLTEDQLDAMAGSETLRYHATSFGMTRNNKALIKSSNRLRDSLLPNDEPKLAIPLLILIAQHRSLVVVNADAPYIKMVTEQFDRCHGILLQYVDFLSSAVSPATAYARLVPSLDELVHTYHLEPEVAFLVFRPVMRLFKCRRNGDVSWPLDSGESMDADSEISESESSMILDVGASEKAVTWSDVLDTVRTMLPSKAWNSLSPDLYATFWGLTLYDLHVPRNRYESEISKQHAALKTLEEVADNSSSAITKRKKEKERIQESLDRLTGELKKHEEHVASVRRRLSREKDTWLSSCPDTLKINMEFLQRCIFPRCTFSMADSVYCAMFVHMLHSLGTPFFNTVNHIDVLICKTLQPMICCCTEYEVGRLGRFLFETLKIAYHWKSKESVYEHECGNMPGFAVYYRYPNSQRVTFGQFVKVHWKWSGRITRLLIQCLESNEYMEIRNALIMLTKISGVFPVTRKTGINLEKRVAKIKNDEREDLKVLATGVAAALSARKPHWVTDEEFSMGFLELKAPPVHAPKHASSQNGLLIGVSHGEPTGERASVNQQTESGGLGKDQLLKTKPLDGRTDSLPSKSDQGNLKSKGGNPLDAQSSMSKKSVEQKETDETPKISDENPVKAASKYSETELKPSSKRSASVNKSTKQDFGKDDGKSGKAGGRTSTTEKDLIYLESRQSGLTKSISSTAANGSIAIGSSKVKDDGAEASDAQKQSSRTVHSPRHEIVSSVRSSDRLQKRTNAVEDSERISKRRKGDAEHREHDSEPRSSDRDRSTDARLDLNKTVTDDQSTHRDQDRSKDKGNERQDRDHRERVERSDKPRGDDVEKARDKSLERHGRERSVEKGLDKGTTRSYDRNKDERNKDDRSKLRHGEASLEKSHSDDHFHSQGLPPPPPLPPNIVPHSMAAKEDLERRAGGSRHSQRLSPRHEERERRGSEENSSVSVDDAKRRRDDDFRDRKRDDRESITVKGEEREREREKSLPLKEDFEASKRRKLKREQQVSSAEPGEYSPMPPHQSSLSTGMGPSSYEGRERKSSSMIQHGGYLEEPSIRLVGKEASSKMARRDPEPMYDREWEEEKRQRAERKRRDRK from the exons ATGGAGTTAAGGGGTCTTTTCCAGTATCTCGTGAACCAGTTAAAGAGGGGCCAAGGGATTGAGCTTGTTCTTCTTCAG GAACTGGTCCAGCAGATGGCAAATGTACAATACACTGAGAACCTTACTGAAGATCAGTTGGATGCCATGGCAGGAAGTGAGACTTTACGTTATCATGCAACATCCTTTGGCATGACGAGGAACAACAAG GCACTTATCAAATCATCAAACCGTCTACGAGATTCCTTACTTCCAAATGATGAACCAAAGTTAGCTATCCCCCTTTTGATACTTATCGCCCAGCATCGTTCTCT AGTTGTGGTGAATGCGGATGCCCCATATATTAAGATGGTCACTGAACAGTTCGACAGATGTCATGGAATTCTCCTCCAATACGTGGACTTCCTTTCTAGTGCTGTCAGTCCTGCTACTGCTTATGCTCGGCTGGTACCTTCGCTTGATGAGCTTGTTCACACATACCATCTCGAGCCAGAG GTCGCTTTTTTGGTATTTCGCCCTGTGATGAGGCTCTTCAAGTGTCGACGGAATGGTGATGTTTCATGGCCTTTGGATAGTGGGGAATCTATGGATGCGGATTCTGAAATATCAGAGTCTGAGAGTTCTATGATTCTCGATGTCGGTGCATCTGAAAAAGCTGTAAC GTGGTCTGATGTTCTTGATACTGTAAGAACAATGCTGCCGTCAAAAGCTTGGAATAGTCTATCGCCAGACCTCTACGCTACTTTTTGGGGACTTACGCTTTATGATCTCCATGTTCCCAGAAATCGTTATGAGTCTGAGATATCTAAACAGCATGCTGCCCTTAAGACACTTGAAGAGGTTGCTGATAATTCTAGCTCAGCAATtacgaagagaaaaaaagagaaggaaaggaTTCAAGAGTCACTTGATCGTCTAACCGGTGAACTGAAAAAGCATGAAGAACATGTTGCTTCTGTCCGTAGAAGGCTTTCACGTGAAAAGGATACATGGTTGAGTTCCTGTCCTGATACTTTGAAGATCAATATGGAGTTCCTGCAACGTTGTATTTTCCCTCGGTGCACATTTAGCATGGCAGATTCTGTGTACTGCGCGATGTTTGTACATATGCTCCACTCTCTTGGAACACCCTTTTTTAACACTGTCAATCACATTGATGTTCTGATTTGTAAAACGCTGCAACCAATGATCTGCTGCTGCACTGAATATGAAGTTGGAAGACTTGGGAGGTTTTTGTTTGAGACCTTGAAGATTGCATACCACTGGAAG AGTAAGGAATCAGTCTATGAACATGAGTGCGGAAATATGCCAGGGTTTGCTGTTTATTACAGATACCCGAACAGCCAGCGTGTCACATTTGGACAATTTGTGAAG GTACACTGGAAATGGAGTGGAAGAATCACACGGCTTTTGATCCAGTGTCTGGAGTCTAACGAGTATATGGAGATTCGTAATGCCCTAATTATGCTAACAAAAATATCTGGTGTTTTCCCTGTTACTCGGAAAACTGGGATAAACCTTGAGAAACGG GTAGCCAAGATTAAAAATGATGAACGAGAGGACCTTAAGGTCTTAGCAACTGGTGTTGCCGCAGCTCTGTCTGCAAGAAAA CCACATTGGGTTACAGATGAAGAATTTAGCATGGGCTTCCTTGAACTAAAGGCCCCGCCAGTACATGCTCCAAAACATGCTTCTTCCCAGAATGGCTTGTTAATTGGTGTCTCCCATGGTGAACCAACTGGGGAAAGAGCAAGTGTTAACCAGCAGACTGAGTCTGGTGGATTGGGCAAGGACCAGTTATTGAAAACTAAACCTCTAGATGGAAGAACGGACAGTTTACCTTCAAAATCTGATCAAGGAAATCTTAAATCAAAGGGGGGCAATCCATTGGATGCCCAATCATCCATGTCTAAGAAGTCAGTGGAACAAAAGGAAACAGATGAAACACCCAAAATATCTGATGAAAATCCTGTCAAAGCTGCTTCAAAGTATTCTGAAACCGAG TTAAAACCTTCCTCTAAACGAAGTGCATCAGTGAACAAATCTACAAAGCAAGATTTTGGGAAAGATGATGGAAAGTCCGGTAAAGCTGGTGGAAGAACATCCACAACTGAAAAAGATCTTATTTATTTGGAGAGCAGGCAATCAGGTTTGACCAAATCTATTTCCAGCACAGCAGCCAATGGTAGCATAGCTATTGGTTCGTCCAAAG TAAAAGACGACGGTGCTGAAGCTTCGGATGCACAAAAGCAATCTTCTCGGACTGTTCATTCCCCTCGGCATGAAATCGTCTCTTCTGTGAGATCGAGTGATAGGTTACAGAAACGAACTAATGCTGTTGAAGATAGTGAGAGAATAAGTAAACGTCGTAAAGGAGATGCTGAGCACAGAGAGCATGACAGTGAGCCTCGATCAAGTGATCGAGATAGATCAACAGACGCTCGGTTGGATTTAAACAAAACAGTTACTGATGACCAAAGCACACATAGGGATCAAGATAGATCAAAGGATAAGGGTAATGAAAGACAGGACCGAGACCATAGAGAAAGAGTTGAGCGTTCTGATAAACCTCGCGGAGATGATGTAGAGAAAGCAAGAGACAAATCTTTGGAGCGTCATGGTAGAGAGCGATCTGTTGAGAAGGGTCTAGATAAAGGAACAACTAGGAGTTATGATAGAAACAAggatgaaagaaacaaagatgatagAAGCAAACTGCGTCATGGTGAGGCATCACTAGAGAAATCTCATTCTGATGATCATTTTCATTCTCAAGGTTTACCCCCACCTCCACCTTTACCACCTAACATCGTTCCACATTCTATGGCTGCAAAAGAAGACCTCGAAAGAAGGGCTGGAGGTTCAAGGCATTCTCAGAGGCTTTCCCCGAGgcatgaagaaagagagagacgaggCTCTGAAGAGAATTCATCAGTTTCTGTGGATGATGCAAAACGTAGAAGAGATGACGATTTCCGTGACCGAAAGCGAGATGACCGAGAATCAATCACCGTGAAG ggtgaagaaagagaaagagaaagagaaaaaagccTCCCTTTGAAAGAGGATTTTGAAGCATCCAAGAGAAGGAAGCTTAAGAGGGAGCAACAGGTTTCATCTGCAGAGCCAGGGGAATATTCTCCCATGCCACCACATCAATCCTCTTTATCGACTGGTATGGGACCATCATCTTACGAAGGCAGAGAGCGAAAGAGCAGTAGTATGATTCAACACGGAGGTTATCTTGAAGAGCCAAGCATCAGACTTGTTGGAAAAGAAGCTTCCAGCAAGATGGCTCGCCGTGATCCCGAACC